Part of the Vigna angularis cultivar LongXiaoDou No.4 chromosome 1, ASM1680809v1, whole genome shotgun sequence genome, ACTCTGGTCATTTTTTCTTGTGCAAGTGAGCACATAGTTTTCTACAATGAACTTCCTTCTCGTACCTAATACCACCTTGAGAAAGAAAAACGGGGTTATCCCTTCCAAATAGCATCAAAATGACACTTACAACAATACTGGATATGACAGAAAATTCAACTGTTGATTCGGTTAAATATAATGCTAAAACTTATGGTTGGTAATTAATCTTAGTTGAGTTTGGGTCCATGGTTTGACTAGAATATGTGCAGCATCTCACCCTGAGTATGTCCTGCGCTTCTCTGTTGTCATGTAGAAACTTTACACTCCACATCATTGCCGCTGCCGTGGTCGTTTGTCCAGCAATTATCAATGTCAGCAGATTATCCATTATCTCCGAGTCATCAAGTTTTTCACTGGGTGGGAGTGAGTCTCTCTGCAACATGGACTGAAGAAAGTCCTCTCGAGTTTCTTCTCCCCTCCTACGTTTGGCAATGATCTCTCTGAAGGTCTCCATGAGCCTTTTACGAGCCTGCTTAACCATAATAAAACCTTAggaataatttttcaatttagtttttaagtATCATCTTCTCTCCTAAGGAGTCCTTAAACAGATCAAACCTTGTAATTATTtgtaggcttaatacctcttttggtctcTCTTTAGGAGGGTAATGTTTAAGTTTGTcctatcttttttaaaaagttcaatgtgatcccaagttgtgaaaaaaatgtacaattaaatcctttttggtcacggcgttaaatatttaacgatccagcTGACAGCGTGGAGTGATGTGCGCAACGTGGCTATTTAGGTCCATAAGGGATAAACAtgtgattttcattaaaattgacGTGGCAGTGGTAAAAAAATTGGGAGTTAGGGTTTGGGTTGCAGAAATCGCGATTTGGGGTTAAGCATTTTGGAGGAGCTGTCTTCCAAAGGGTGATCTTGAAGCTGAAATCTGCAGAGCAAATTGAATTCCGCAAATCACTGGCTCGAAAGCCACGTCTCTTATTTTCGACACCTACAAGTGAACTTGGTCGCTGCCTTCTTGTTTGGCATATGCATCCTTGAGAAAGCTCTGCATCCATCTTAATTCGTTCTTCGAATTTTCCACCTGCCCTCTTACCCCTACAAGCTGTGAAATCGCCACCACTGCTTGCTCCACCAGTAGCTCCGTCAGCTTTGTAATATTGCGTGAAAAATTAGAAGATACAACATGAGATTAagaaaggaaaagtaaaaagacAAACtggaaaaagggaaaaatataagtgaaaaaaaagacaatttgatgttttctatGACATGGATATTTAATAATCCTTTTCATAGTTGTACAATaaggtaaaaattaaaattaaagtttgtaaaaaataattaaattaagttaattgAAGAACTCCTATGTATGTTAGAAGAAACAAGTGCTTTTCTTGAGTCTCAGCACCAAAACGACGGTTTTGCATTGCGTTTTGAGAAATCCGCGGCACTGCGGCCATCGAAGAGGAGGAAGGAAAGGAACAGTGTATTTGCgaaagagaaggagaatgaTGATGGGGTTAAGGTGGTGTATGATCGTAACGGTGACGTTCACTGTTTTTGTGTTGTGGTTTGGAACACTGCACGTCCAAGCCTCTAATTCTGTTTCCGCCTTCGTTCAAAACGCCATCTACTCCAACAGAATCACCGTTTTCTCCAAATCCTATTGCCTGTGCGTTCCTTCTAATATCTCCCTTTTTCCTTTTATCCGATATCACTCCCCTTTTCCTTCATTCCGTTTGATGCAATATTGTCTCAATAATTAGGGTTTGCTACTCTGTTTTTTGTTCGTAGCTATTGCTTGTGCGCCAAACGCATACTTGCTGAACTAAATGAGAAATCGTTTGTGGTGGAGCTCGATTTACGAGGTAATCATAACTAGCCAGTTTGTGGTGGGGCTAGTGCGATTCAAGTCTACCTTTTACCGCGATTGTTTGAACGAAAACTGGGTACCTCAAGAGTTTAGAGCTTCCAAATGTATTCAGAACCTGTAACAGTACAGACGAGAGTGATATTCACATAGGCCTCAAAGGACAGCCAGTGATTTGCAGAATTAAATTTGCTCTGCAGATTTCAGCTTCAAGATCACCCAATTTAGAAGACAGCTCCTCCAAAATGCTTAACCAAAAATCGCGATTTCTGCAACCCAAACCTTAACTCACAATTTTTTTACCACTGCCACGTCAACTTTAATGAAAATCATATGTTTACCTCTTATGCAGCTACGTTGTGAACCTAAACAGCCACGTTGCACAAATCACTCCACGCTGTCAGCtagatcgttaaatatttaacgccgtgacaaaaaatgatttaattgtaCACTATTTTCACAAcctgggaccacattgaactttttaaaaaaggtaggacggaCTTGAACATTGTCCCCtaaagagggaccaaaagaaGTATTAAGCCTTATTTGTAtaatttgattaggttagagATTCCTTTGGAGGGAGGGTGATTACTTTAAAGACTGAATTGatgttttattcaatttttttggaTTTCACTGGTTCAAGattgaataaataaagaaattgattttaatttttgatgagaaaaaaattgatatttcaacaatttcatttattatgaCGTTGTGCCGTGATATCAACCGTTGATTTTTTTCATCAACCactaaacttaattattttaccCATTAAACTTCAGACgcaaaaaacaataaaagaaaaaaaaaacaagtttgattattatttttgtactcAAATTAACAAGTAGACCATAGAAATTTAGGTACGTCTATtatggtaattttttttaaaagaacaaatatttatattgaagAACTtgtaatgtgtgtgtgtgtgtatactTTTTAAAAGATATCACTAACCGTGATGCCTTTATAGTATCTGGTACCAGGAATCATGATGGGAATGGATAACATGGCGTCAGAGACGGCGTTGCAGTCTTCTTCGATCTGTCGTAGTAATGAATCCTCCGTGATGCTCATCAGCATATCACACATTGCATCGAACGTCATCTTTATATGCAAACAGTTCATAGGAGTTAGGACTCGGAGCACATATAGTCTACTTGAGACTTCACAGCGGTATCACATCACACCGTCAAAATTATGTTGGTAAATTAATTGGGTTACTATGTAAATGTTTGCTAATGCTCTGCACTTTCCAGAGAAGATAAGTATACTTATGATTAAAAAGCCGAAAACAAAAAGGGACCATATGTGGGCATTTCTACCACTTAAATGGTTAATATGTTCTTTATTATCATCATACTAAGCAGAGTAAGCATAAAATGGTCCATATACATTTGATTCTGATAATTGGACTCTGGTTGATTTTTATGCAATATATGGCCACATTATTTCAGTTCATGCTCACAAATAATCgccttgaaatttttttcttttttacatatGAAAACACGTAGTCTTAGACAAGGTAATAGTTTcttctaataaatattatatgttgataatataaaaaagaaatatgttatCAGCTAATAATAAATTGTCATTATAGTAAATATCTATCATTATCTCTGTTAAGTTTACAATATAAAATCTATATTAGGTATATAAGTTAAAGTcgtaaaaattgtttttaccTTCATACAAAAGTTCAACACTTTGAAACTTTTCCCGCTTTCTTCTAGCTTTTGTAGCCTTCCACACAACAGTTTGTCAAATTTGGTGACAAATGCGCATAGGGAAGTCATGGAAAATGGTTCTGATAGAAGACGCCTTATTCTTTTGTGACTCTCAACGGGTACACATAATAAGCTTTTCTCTCCCACGGCATCTGCCATTGATTTCACGTAACCCTTGTTGAACAGTACAAAGTCATTGGCAAATATGGTCCTTGCTCCTTCAGGATTAGGAACAAATATGTGGATCTTCCCAAATAGCCTTGTCTTGAACCATCTTCCATTCCTATTTCAACACATACCAACTTTAATGTAACATCTTATTTTGATACCTAAAATTTTTTTACGCACTtgatatttacattttttatccttcaatctctctttttctttacaactaccaaaatttactttttttaatatctatattttatccttaaaagtggattatatgaagaaaaaaaaacatattccGCCTTTAATATAGCTTACAGTATGTTTTATCAAGTTCTACGAAACTTAAAAACTTACATTTACGTGTCTTTGTATtgttttacaataattaataattaagagTCTAGGTAACTTCAAACAAGCTTCTAAgacaaaaataacacaaaaaaataGGCAGAACTATATATAAGTTTTGTCTAATTTTTAAACCAGACTAGCTAATGATTCACTTGTTAATGGTTATTTTCAAAACAGCCCCACTCTGATTAGAAATTTACTGTAACCTGAAAATTCAACTATGAAATAATCGTGCTAATGAGATGATGTGTAACACGACGAACAGACATTTTTTATCCTAAAATTCAACTGTACAATAACGTCTTAATTATGATGAGCATGTATAGCTAGAAAGTCAGCTGTTCAACCGATCTGTATGACGCGATGAAGTAATATTTCCATGAGTTATGAGCTCTAATAACTTGTCGATATGTTCTAACTTAAAGTCGTTAGGTGAGTGGAAAGTTGAGGCTAGGTTTAATAAACAAGCACTGGTCCTTGTATGTGTTATAATAGTTCTCTGTTCAGAATGAAAAAGCTTCTATCTTATAAGAGCAGATTCTGGTCGGAAAGAAAAGCACTTAGAATTTACAAGTATATATATAGGAAGAGAAAAGTAAGTAGTGACATACCACAATCGCCTAAGTCTGACAAAATCATAGCATCCCCTTGTGCTATTAGTGGCTGAAAGAAAAGCAAGAGTTTCCCCAAGAAAAGGCAGTCCCAACCTTCCAGGAATCTCTTCTCTATGGTTTGTGGTAGCTCTCTTCCATGCTCTTGAAGCGAAATATGTTACTCCTATAGTGAATAATGCGACCAAGATTATGTGGTAACAGTTCTGCACTACCAATAGTACCTCTTCTCTCATCAACAGATTCAACAtctcttttgttttcttgttaCTCTTTTCTCCAAACAATGGCTTGCTATGAAGGAAGACCAACAAGTACCAACCCATATATGGTTCcttaaaatgatatataaaaagaatgaCGACAGCGACGCTTATCAGGTCAACATATACTTTTGTTTGTATAATATTGGGAAGGAACGAGGAGCATCTTCGAAGGATTGGTGACACAAAAAGTTGGAAGATTCCGATTACAATAAGACATTGTCTAAAGAAGTTTTAAAATCTACAAGAGAACCATTTCATTCTTAAAAAGAAGTTATCCAACGTTATATATACTTCTTTTAGACCTCATAAATGGTTCTCTCAAGAGATTCTTTTTGTCTGTGTTTTAATTCTTTACAACTTTATCACTAAATTAGTATCTcacatatttaatcttattatcAAGCGATTCTCAATATAATTGTCACCACTTTGTTCTCTATATCGCATATTTGGacttttttaagaataatttcatGACATATTCAATCTTTTAAAAGCAAAGTTgctgataaaatatttaaattttcagaaATTATTTTGGTAACTACAACTATTAACAGCTAGTTAGTGTTGTCACATGcataattttggaaaaaaaaatttaaatttgctGTTTAACCATACTAAAAAATCCTTCATagagattaataaaaaaaaaaggatacaTGTTTGAAATTAATCGgatatgtaaattaattaaattttagtgaCTTATTTAAATCAGACTTATTAAACATGTGATCAAGCGAACCAACTTGAATCAACCTGGCTAGTTTTAGATATAGTTAGTATAAGGAGTTAAATTTAAACTCCATTATCACCATTGTTAAAAAGATTAAGCGGTTTTTTCAGCccttattcattttactacacAGATAAATTCGAATTTAAATACGtaaattaacaaaactaaaaactttatatgtttaatattaaGAGCGTGTGAATAATTAAAGCTTATTTgtccatatataaatataatattgatgATACCAGATATATGTATATAAGAGTTTAGCAATTCTCTTGTTCAAAGATTAATTTTCTATTTCGTTCTTGCTTTATTCTAGCGTGAAAATggttattttcttcaaaattttaaatatatttcttttttttaaatgtttattacaTATTAACTAGATTAATAACCTTAATactcataaaattaaattaaaaagaaaataattaagatataggaaaaaaaattattattcttatcacattcaataattttatatagtttaaagtaaaaaatattttaaatatttttttcttttaattattcgAAATGTTTTTTAAAGACATAACTAAAAAGAAGTACAAACTCCAAAATGGATAATGATTTGAGTAAAAATAATTGATGCTAACATtccattaaaaataatcaaataatctcacattatttaaaaaatctagACCTAAAACAAGACTCTCTTTTTTCATATGCAAACATATATTAGAGAAATGATAGTTTTACTTTTCATGTGAGTGTTGAATAAAAATTAGCTGAGTGAGTGATTGGATGATTTAATAATTATGTGTAGGAAGAAAGAGTAGATTAAGGATGGTGACTGAAATGGGGTGCACTAGTTAGTGAACAGTTGAGTGAAACAGCAGATGTTGCGCCTGCCATTATAGATGAATGCCTTAAAATCAAATGTTTTCACTGATTTCATCACACGATTATTGGTCTCAGTCATTCTGATGCAACAGAATTCTGACGACCCACTTCGACTGGTCTAAGGTTTTTCTTCAAATGACTTATTCAACTAAAAATCATATTGCTTTTCATTTTTCCCCAGAATAAACTTTAATTGATATATGATGGAATGTCACTTATCATTCGCTTTTGGGAATGCCGgcagaaagagaaaaggaattAATCCTAATTAGACCTTTTATCTTCTCCCATTACATACATTTCGAATTCACACAAATTAAAACTatcatttttcacttttttttcttaaaaaaacaattcaacTGATTGTGTTatgaaaatatatcaaataatagAATCACTTATGTTACTCATTAAATCATCTTCGTGATGATaatacttaataaatattaaaaaaatgttttatatgtaTTGAAAATGCGAAGAAATATTTCTTGACTAAGGAAGAAGAGGAACAATGATAAAAGCAAGAATATATTTTACAGTGTATCTCAATATTCGATACGTCATTTTCTTATGTAGTGCTCGTAATTTACCATAATagcaaaatttaataaactattttatatattaaaattaattcataatcaAATAAGTATAATTGCAACACTTGAgttaagttattaaaaaaaaatgctaacacGGAGTAGATTCCTAATTTATGGGGATTTGCGAACATGTTAAAACTTTTactgaaaatgtatttaatatttcatattttattggGTGTCAGGTAACATTGTATCCGGAtacatagaaaaaaatgttttatattataatataaaaaacataatatttcatACTGAAGTGTATCAACTGTACTTATTTGAATCCATCATCCAAGTTAGATAAGATTCATTAGATAAGATTACTTAgtaattatgttaattattcatacaaataaaacaggttaataattagatttaatataattaagcaATGTTTAGactatactaataaaaaatctataaagaaacttataaatactagtaaaaaatatgcactacaaaaaaatagggcattaccgaaggccaaaagccctcggaaaatgccATAAGCCGTCGATAAAgggtgtttaccgaaggcttatcgacggccaaaaatccttcggtaaatctcttgtcgctaaATATTACCGAGAGCTTttatccttcggtaattaccgagggccaaaagccttcggtaattaccgaagggcaaaagccctcggtaagtTTCGAAGTGCGAAAGAAGAGAGTAAGCAGTGAGTGACTGTCATCCTTATTGAAAGTCGGAGTTTTCCATACATCTCTCTGGGCGTTTCATACAAGACGACACGTTTCTCATCAGCATCATCAGAATTTTCAGAGGAAGGTACAGGGACAAGATGCAAGATCCTTCCTGATGGATAAAGATGATGTTTAGCAGGCTTCTCTGATGTTGCCTCTGTACTACCTGCTTCTGATGTTGCCTCATTTTTCATTTCTGCTTCTGTGATGCCTTTTTTTCTGGCTGCTTGTTTTTCCTTGCCACCATTAATCTTAGGATTATCACCCTGTTCCTCCAGTTGAAGCTCCTTCAAATATTGATTCATTTCCATTGACATACAGGCAGctgcataaaaaattatatttgtgaaACAACAGAAAAatcaactaattaattaattaagaatcatAGATAACAAATTCCCAATTCCCAATTCCCAATTCGCAAACCCCAAACTCATTCTCACGCCATGGATCCCAACCCTCGAACCTTTCCCATCCTTTCCGACTCCGACCACTTCGACCTCGAGCAGCCGCGGGCTCCGGAGATTGTGAGCCAAATGCCGCACCTCGCCGACCCATACCTCATGGCCTCCATGGGCCGAGTCGTATCTCAGGTGGCCCAGGCCGGAACGGTCCTGAACCAGATGGGGGAGCTGCCCACGCATGAGGAAGTTGACAGCGCCAGGGCCAGGCTGACGGAGATCGAGGCCCACCTGTCCCACGAACTAGAGGAGATCGCGCCCCGCGGAGATGGAGATTCACGAGTGGCGGGCCCACCAGGCCGAGAAGGAGAGGGAGGGCCGGGAGCGGGCGGAGACGGAGAAGCGAATCTGGAAGTCGGTGCTGCAGTTGGACGAGATGCACGAGGCGTACGAGAAGCTTCTGAAGGACGCGGAGAACGGCTTGGGGTGACCAAAAACAGACAACAGTTTTCGTAGCGGTGGAGGAATTTCGAAAATTTGGCAGAGGAGAAGGGGAATTTCTGAAATTTGGCCAGAGGAGAGCAAGATTAGGGCTTGATAGCGTTGAAGGAGCAAAGGGTTGGAGGGAAAGGTTTTGGGCGACGAGAGAGCACTAGGGCCGGTGGGAAAATGAATTGCAGAGAGGGAACATCTTAAAATTTTTCGAAGAAATTACCGAAGGTCTCTCAGCCGTCTGTAATTGAACTCACGAATGACTTACCGAAGGCTCATAGGCCCTCGGTAAAAAGCCGCCGGAAATAAGCGCATTTCTTGTAGTGATGGTTGTTAAGACTTTTGcaacatatattataacattaattgttaaattgttcaaataACGAACTAACTTAAGCATGAGAGTATCTttagtaggtacactcaattgACTAGAGTGTATGAGCCACAAGGAAAAGACTTGAGGAGTGAGAGAGATTGCTTGAAGTGAACACTTAACCCATACACTCGAAACATTTTGCATCCACTGTGGGGTTGAGCAGAATTTTTAAAGCCTAAATGGTGACCACAAGAAATATGGTGAAGAACCAAGCTCAAGAGGAGATCGTCAACAATCAAATGGACTTGATCAAGATGATAACAAAAATGCAACGACAAAAGATGAGATTCAAAGAAAGTATGAAGAGGAGATAAGGACGCTAAGATTCGAGAATGAGATTTCGACAAGAGAAGGATGACAAAGGCCTCGTGTCGTCCACTCtgacactttccgggaaaacttcccagaaggtcacccatcccagaattactccaagctaagcacgcttaactatggagttcttatgagtcaggctaccgaaaagcaaatgcattttggtgatatgagtagtcaaatcaattccttccacccgaagctgccaggagccgctccttgtctgtgccccctgcaccatgcttcttgcaccggcgtcactccccgccctcgtctccgtgcccgggtgtcacatgcccaccagctttt contains:
- the LOC108345856 gene encoding cytochrome P450 90A1, whose protein sequence is MGWYLLVFLHSKPLFGEKSNKKTKEMLNLLMREEVLLVVQNCYHIILVALFTIGVTYFASRAWKRATTNHREEIPGRLGLPFLGETLAFLSATNSTRGCYDFVRLRRLWNGRWFKTRLFGKIHIFVPNPEGARTIFANDFVLFNKGYVKSMADAVGEKSLLCVPVESHKRIRRLLSEPFSMTSLCAFVTKFDKLLCGRLQKLEESGKSFKVLNFCMKMTFDAMCDMLMSITEDSLLRQIEEDCNAVSDAMLSIPIMIPGTRYYKGITARKRLMETFREIIAKRRRGEETREDFLQSMLQRDSLPPSEKLDDSEIMDNLLTLIIAGQTTTAAAMMWSVKFLHDNREAQDILREEQLSITNMKPDGASLNHEDLNNIRYGLKVVKETLRMSNVLLWFPRVALQDCTIEGYDIKKGWHVNIDATYIHHDSDLYNDPLKFNPQRFDEHQKPYSFIPFGSGPRTCLGINMAKVTMLVFLHRLAGGYTWTLDDSDTCLEKKAHIPRLRSGCPITLKSLSKTMLES